The genomic stretch CCGCGGTCAGAACCTGATTGGCCGAAATCGGTCCTGCCGCGACCCGGTTGGTCAGAACGAACGCTTCCAGGTCGGCCTCATTCGTGATCGCATTCGCGGGAACGTACTTTTCGTTCTCAACCGACAACACAAACCACTCATTGGCATTCGCCACGATACCTTCGGTGCCTTCAGGCACTAGAACCGTTGTGCGATAAACGGCGGTTTCCTTGAGACCCTCTTTGGCAGCGTCTTCGGCGTTGGTCAGTACCTGCCAAACGGCGAGCGCCGCCAGACCGGCCAGAATGATCGCAATTGCGAGAACTACTACCCTTTTACCCACGACTTCTCCTCTGACACTCCAAAACAGCCTGCGGAACAAGCCTACCTAGCCTTGTCGCTCTTGTAGCGGCCAACCTGTCCCCCCTTATGTTCTTGATAGACGTGTTGTTATGAAACCCACATACGAGTACCCGGACGTGGGCAATTAAGTTCATGGACTCCCTTGGTGGAACCCACAAACCTGGTTCACCAACGTCCTGAGAAACACTACTACAGGCCGTTAACGAACCGACGCTTTTGGATCAGGCCACCCCTTCCGGGACGACCTGCTCCAATTACTATCGGCGGCCTATGCCGCGCTCTTTAAGCTCTTGTAGAATTGCTTCGAGCGACGAGTCGACGTTGAAAGCGCTCTCGGTCTCCTCGGCGGATTCGGTTTCGCGCTCGAACTCATGGCGCTCTGGCGGACGACGGCGGGGAGCAGCCGGTTCGGCAGCGGGTCGTTCCTGGTATCCAGGGAGCGCCTGCTTGATCGACAGGCTGACCCGACGGCGCTGGTTGTCCATCTCCGTCACCTTCACTTCCACCGGTTGACCGAGCGACAGTTCCAGTTCAGGGGACTCCACACGATGCATGGCGATCTCCGAAACGTGAACGAGACCTTCGACACCTTCACCAACGGACACGAATGCACCGAATGGCACTGTCTTCGTTACTACGCCGCTGACGTTGTCGCCGACGGAGAACTGACGGGCGAATGATTCCCAGGGATCTTCCATGGTCTGCTTGATCGACAGGGAAATACGTTCGCGTTCCCGATCGACTTCCAGCACTCTTACCTGCACTTCGTCACCGACCTTGACCACTTCCGATGGGTGATTTACGTGCTGGTATGACAGTTCTGAAACGTGCACGAGTCCGTCCATACCACCAAGATCGACGAAAGCACCAAAGTTGACCACCGATGACACAACGCCGGGACGAGCATCTCCGACCTTCAAGTCGTCAAGGAATGCCTGGCGCTGCTCGGCTTGGGCTTCTTCGAGCCAGGCACGTCGAGACAACACAACGTTGTTCCGGTTCCTATCGAGTTCAATGACCTTGGCCTCGATCTGTTCGCCAACATATGGGTCGAGATCGCGCACCCGGCGCAGTTCGACCAGCGACGCCGGTAGGAACCCGCGCAGCCCGATATCGACGATGAGGCCACCTTTGACAACCTCGATCACCGGGCCGGTCACGGTACCTCCGGCATTCGTGATCCGCTGAATCTTTCCCCAAGCTCGCTCATACTGAGCTCGCTTCTTGGACAGAATGAGGCGGCCTTCTTCGTCTTCTTTGTCGAGGACGAGCGCCTCAAGCGTCTCTCCGATTTGAACGACGCTGAGAGGATCAACTGCCTTGCGGATCGACAACTCGCTGAGCGGGATGACCCCTTCACTCTTGTAGCCGATATCGACGAGGACTTCGTCGTTCTCGATCGCAACGACAACACCTTCGACGATATCGCCCTCTTTGAACTCCAACATGGTGTGTTCGATAGCAGCTTCAAAATCATCGGCGATGCTGTCTGGAAGGTCCGAAATACGAGTCGGAACAATGGCCGGCGGGCCATCGTAGATCGGCTCCTCAACCACTTCGTCGGCAACCTCAACCAGCGGCACTACAGCTTCAGCCTCCGCGATCGCGGTCACTGCGGCGGGCTCTTCGGCGGCAGGATCCTCAGAAACCTCGGGCTGAACAGGCTCAAGAGACTCCTCCGATGCCTCCGGCACGGCCGGAACTTCATCAGCAACAACCGAAGACTCGGCCGAAGGCGATTCGACTTCCTCAGCAGGTTCGGGGGTGGTTTCGGAGTCCGGTAGTA from Acidimicrobiia bacterium encodes the following:
- the rpsA gene encoding 30S ribosomal protein S1; amino-acid sequence: MSTDNDTASNPDEVTPEPQAIDAEAVHSEVPVLPDSETTPEPAEEVESPSAESSVVADEVPAVPEASEESLEPVQPEVSEDPAAEEPAAVTAIAEAEAVVPLVEVADEVVEEPIYDGPPAIVPTRISDLPDSIADDFEAAIEHTMLEFKEGDIVEGVVVAIENDEVLVDIGYKSEGVIPLSELSIRKAVDPLSVVQIGETLEALVLDKEDEEGRLILSKKRAQYERAWGKIQRITNAGGTVTGPVIEVVKGGLIVDIGLRGFLPASLVELRRVRDLDPYVGEQIEAKVIELDRNRNNVVLSRRAWLEEAQAEQRQAFLDDLKVGDARPGVVSSVVNFGAFVDLGGMDGLVHVSELSYQHVNHPSEVVKVGDEVQVRVLEVDRERERISLSIKQTMEDPWESFARQFSVGDNVSGVVTKTVPFGAFVSVGEGVEGLVHVSEIAMHRVESPELELSLGQPVEVKVTEMDNQRRRVSLSIKQALPGYQERPAAEPAAPRRRPPERHEFERETESAEETESAFNVDSSLEAILQELKERGIGRR